The Amycolatopsis sp. NBC_01480 genome segment GCAAAGGAGCTGAACATGGTTATGGCGTATGACAACTTGTTCATCGGCGGGGGCTGGGTTGCACCCGCGTCCGACCGCCGGATCGAGGTCGTCAACGCGACGACCGAGGAATCGCTCGGCAGCGTTCCGGAAGCCGGCGAGCCGGACGTCGACCGCGCGGTCGCCGCCGCCCGGCAGGCGTTCGACGATTCCCCGTGGGCCACCGCGTCCCCGGCCGAGCGGGGCGATGTGCTCAACCGGTTCGCGGACGCGCTGGAGAAGCGCGGCGAGCAGCTGACCCGGGCGGTCAGCCTCCAGAACGGCATGCCGCTGAGCTTGAGCGAGCAGTTCGAAGGCGGCTACGCGGTGGCGCTGCTGCGCTATTACGCCGCGCTGGCCACCTCGACCGAATTCGAAGAACGGCGGCCGTCACCACTCGGTTTCGACACCCTGATCCGGCGCAGCCCGGTCGGCGTGGTCGGCGCGATCGTGCCGTGGAACTACCCGGTGGTCCTCGCCGTCACCAAGATCGCCCCGGCGCTGGCCGCGGGCTGCACCGTCGTGATCAAGCCGTCGCCGGGAACGGTGCTCGACAGCTTCCTGCTGGCCGAAGCGGCCGAGGAGGCCGGCGTGCCACCGGGCGTGCTGAACTGGGTGCCCGGCGGCCGGGAACTCGGCGCGTACCTGGTTTCGCACCCCGGCGTCGACAAGGTCGCCTTCACCGGCTCCACCGCGGCCGGACGGCTGATCGGGGAACGCTGCGGAGCGATGCTGCGGCCGGTTTCGCTGGAGCTGGGCGGAAAATCGGCGGCGGTCATCCTCGACGACGCCGACCTGGACAAGGTGACCGAGGGGCTGTTCTTCGCCTCGCTGGCGAACAACGGACAGACCTGCATGGCGTGCACCCGGATCCTCGCGCCGCGCAGCCGCTACGACGAAGTGGTCGAATCGCTGGCCGGCTGGCTCGGTGGCCTGCAGGTCGGCGACCCGCTGGAGCCCTCGACGCAGGTCGGCCCGCTGGCTTCGGCCGAGCATCGCGAGCGGGTCGAGGGATTCATCGCCAAGGGCCGTGCGGAAGGCGCCCGGCTGGTACTCGGCGGCGGCCGTCCCGCCGGGCTCGACCGGGGGTGGTTCGTCCAGCCGACCCTGTTCGCCGACGTGGACAACGCGTCCACGATCGCGCGGCAGGAGATCTTCGGCCCGGTGCTGTCGGTCATCGCCTACGACGGCGACGAGGACGCGGTGCGCATCGCCAACGACTCCGAGTACGGCCTCGGCGGCAGCGTCTGGTCGGCCGACTCCGAGCGGGCCACGTCGGTCGCCCGCAGCGTGCAGACCGGCACCGTCGGCGTGAACGGGTACGTGATCGACCTCAACGCGCCGTTCGGCGGGGTCAAGGCCAGTGGCATCGGGCGCGAGTTCGGCCCGGAAGCCTTGGCCGGCTACCTCCAGCTCAAGTCGATCTACCTGCCTGCCTGAAGGAGATTTCCCATGCGTGTCAAGGCCGCAGTCGTGCGTGAAGCCGGCCAGCCGTTCCGGATCGAAGAGCTGGAGCTCGACGAGCCCCGGGCCGGCGAGGTCCTGGTCAAGATCCATTCCACCGGTGTCTGCCACACCGACATCGGCGTCCGCAACCAGTGGCTGCCGGTGCCGCTGCCGCTGGTGCTGGGCCACGAGGGCGCCGGGGTGGTCGAGGCGGTCGGCCCGGGCGTCACCAAGGTCGGGCCGGGCGACAAGGTCCTGCTGACCTTCGCCTCCTGCCACCGCTGCCGGATGTGCCTGCAGGGCGATCCGGCCTACTGCGAGCAGTTCGTCGTCGGCAACGTCGCGGGCTCCCGCCCGGACGGCACCAACGCGCTGCACGGCGAGGGCGACGTGCACGGCTTCTTCTTCAGCCAGTCCTCGTTCGCGACGCACTCGATCGCCATCGAGAACAACGTCGTCAAGCTGGGCCCGGACGCCGACCTGTCGATCGTGGGCCCGCTGGGCTGCGGCATCCAGACCGGCGCCGGCACGGTGCTCAACCGGCTTCGCCCCGAGACCGGGTCCAGCCTCGCCGTGTTCGGCGCGGGCGCCGTCGGCATCGCCGCGGTCATGGCGGCCCGCGCGGCCGGGTGCACGAAGGTGATCGCCGTGGACCTGGTGCCGGACCGGCTGGCGCTGGCCGAGGAACTGGGCGCCACCCACAGCGTTGATGCCTCCGCCAAGGACCCGGTGGAGGAGATCCAGCGGATCACCGGACGGGGCGCCGACTTCACGGTCGACACCACTGCCGTCACGGCCGTCGTCCGCCAGGCGGTCAGCGCCCTGGCACCCAAGGGCACCTGCGCGGTGCTCGGTTTCGGCCAGGCCGGCACCGAGGTCCAGGTCGACATGCTGGAGCTGCTGATGACCGGGCGCACCATCACCGGGGTGACCGAGGGCGACGCCCGGCCCGACGAGTTCATCCCGCGGCTGCTGGAACTGCACGCCCAGGGCCGGTTCCCGTTCGACAAGCTGATCACGAGCTACGACTTCGCCGACATCAACGCGGCCTGTGCGGATTCCGAGTCGGGCAAGGCGGTCAAACCGGTCCTGCGACTGGTCTGAGCCGGCCGGTTTCACCTACGCGGCAAAGGAAAGGAAACATCGTGACTGCCGACGACGGTGTCATCACGAAGCTGGTCGAGCACTTCAGCCTGCACGACCGCGATTGCCAGAAGCACCAGGACGAGATCTTCACGAAGATGCGCACCGAGTCCCCGGTCGCGCACAGCGTCGAACACGGCGGGTTCTACGCGGTTTCGCGCTACCGCGACGTCTACGAGGCGGCGCACAAGCCCGAGCTGTTCTCCTCGTTCCCGGTCACCATCCCGCCGTTCGGCAATCCGACGCCGATGATCCCGATCGAGTCCGACCCGCCGATGCACCGCAAGTACCGGACCCTGGTGGGTGCCCGGTTCAGCCCCAAATCGGTGGAGGCGCTCGAGCCGCACATGCGGGAGATGGTCCGCACGATCATCGACGGCCTGGTCGGCAAGAAGGACGCCGACCTGGCGAAGGAGGTGGCGATCCCGCTGCCGTTGCGCGGCATTCTCGAGCTGTACCTGGGGGTGCCCGAAAAGGACTGGGAAAAACTCAAGGACGAGTTCCTGTACATGCTCCAGCCCGATCCCGAGTCGACCGACGAGGAGAACCTGGAACGGTCGATGGCGGCGGGCCTCAACTGCACCATGTACTTCGCCGAGATGCTCGATCACTTGCGTACCAACGGTTACGGCGACGACCTGATCAGCCACCTCGACCAGGCCGAGCTGGACGGGGAACGGCTCGCTGACGACGAGATCTACGGTTTCTGCCTGGTGCTGGTGCCCGCCGGCTTCGACACGACCGCCAGCGTGCTGAGCCGGTTGCTGCTGATGTTCGCCGAGAAGCCCGAGGTGCGCGACCGGCTCGAGCGGATCGTCGACGATCCGGAGAAGCTGGACCTCGCTGTCGAGGAGCTGATCCGGTTCATGCCGCCCCAGCCCGGCGTGGCGCGGAACGTGACCGAGGCGTGTGAGTTCGCCGGGCAGCGGCTGGACGAGGGCGACCGGCTCCTGCTGCTGTGGCCCTCGGCCAACCGGGACCCGGAGGAATTCCCCGACCCGGACGAGCTGGTCTTCGACCGGCAGCCCAACCGCCACCTCGGGTTCGGCTCCGGGATCCACCGGTGCCTCGGCTCGCACCTGGCGCGGCTGGAGCTGAAGACCCTGCTGAAGGAGTTCCTGCACCGCGTCCCGCGCTACCGGGTCGCGCCCGGCAAGGAAGCCGTCTGGCACACCGGGAACACCTGGGGTGTGAAGACGGTGCCGGTGGTGTTCGACGAATGGCCGGAGCCGTGACCAGGATCGTGATCGACGCGGACCGGTGCCAGGGCCACGCGCGGTGCGCGGTCCGGGCGCCGGAGCTGTTCGACGTCGACGACGACCAGGGCAAGTCCTTCGCACTGACCGAAAACGTTCCACCCGAGCTGAGCGACGCGGCGGCCGAAGCGGTCGAGACGTGCCCGGAGCGGGCGATCTCCCTTCACGACGAATGACGTTTCGAGCAAAGGAGCTCTCGTGGGTGTCTTCAAGGACGAGGACGAGGTCTACCGCTACCTGGGCAAGATCTTCCAGGTGAGCCTGGCGGACCCCGAACTGGGGCCGAAGCTGCGCAAAGTCGGCTCCGTGCTCAAGCTCAACCAGTCGGACCCGGAATCGACCATCGTGATCGACTTCGGCGAAGGCGTGGTGCAGCTGGGGCGCGAAGGCGGCGACCAGGTGACGCGGCCGATCGACGCCGAACTGGAGATGCTGGCCGACACCGCGCACCGGTTCTGGCTCGGCAAGGTCAACGTCGCGCTGGCGATGGCCAAGGGGCAGATCAAGACCAAGGGCAAGGTCTCCGCGGTTATGAAGGTGGTCCCGATCACCAAGCCCTTGTTCGGCACCTACGAGAACATCCTGCGCGAAGCCGGGCGGGCCGATCTGGTCGACGCGGTGAACTGAGGTGACCACGGTCGAGAAACCCGGTGCGGCGCCGCCGCGTCGCCGCGTCGGGGGAACGGAACGCGTCATCGGCGTGGTGCCCGGTCCGGTGCGCACGGTGGTGCTGGAGGTGGGCCGGATCTGCCAGCTGCTGGGGCAGGTCCTGGCCAGCGCGATCCGGCATCCGCGGGGCTACTGGAAAGACACCCTCGACGAGATGTATGCGTTGCTGCGCCTGTGTTTCTGGCCGGCGACCTTCGCGATGGCCGGGTTCGGCTTCCTGATCACGGTGATGGGCGTCGGGCTGCTCGGCCTGCTCGGCGCGGCGAACCGGATGGGCGCGTTCTGGGTGATGGCCGACATCCGCGAGATCGCCGCGTTCATGGTCGGCATGGTCGTGGCCGGGGTGATCGGCACCTCGATCACCTCGGACCTCGGTGCGCGCCGGGCCCGGGAGGAGCTGGACGCGCTCAAGGTGCTCGGCATGGACGTGCTGCGGATGCTGGTGATCCCGCGGGTGATCGCGACGGCGGTGATGTGCGCTCTGCTCAACTGCCTCACGTCGTTTGTCGGCGTGCTGCTCGGCTTGGTGGCGGTGAGCGCGCTCGCCGACACCACGTCGGGCGCGTACATCGACAGCATGTCGCACAACCTGTACGCCGCCGACGTGTGGGGAGCCGAGCTGAAGACGCTCCTGACCGGTCTGTTCATCGGTGTGATCTGCAGTTACAAGGGGCTCAACGCCGGCGGTGGCCCCGAAGGCGTCGGCCGGGCGGTCAACCAGGCGGTGGTCATCTGTTTCGCGATGGTCTGGGTGTTCAACTTCTTCTTCAACGCGATCGCGCAGGGGCTCAACCCGAACCTGCTGATGCTGCGGTGAAGGGCGGACGACGATGACGACAGTCGAGCAGACCGCGAAACTCCCGGACCTGCGGACCCCGGTCCCACGCCGGTCGAACGTGCTGCGCGGAGCCGCCGAAACCGTCGGCGACATCGCCTGGTTCGGCTTCCGGGTGCTGGCGGAGATGCCGCTGGCACTGGGGCTCTACTTCTCCGAGGTGCTGCGGCAGGCGGCCATCCTGATCCGGTCCAGCGGCCTGATCATCTGGTTCATGATGTTCGCGATCGGCGCGGAAACCGGTCTGCAGGGCCATTACATCCTCGACCAGGTCGGCGCGTCCGGCTACGTGGGCGTGTTCACCTCGATCGGCGATCTGAAGGCGGACTCGACCTCGATGTGGGGCTGGGTGCTGGCGGCCAAGGTCGGCTGCGGCTACGTGGCCGAGATCGGCTCGATGCGGATCAGCGACGAGATCGACGCGCTCGAGGTGATGGGCATCCACTCCCGCGCCTACCTCGCCGGCACCCGGCTGTGGGCGATGTGGCTGGCGGCCCCGTTCATCTTCATCGCGGGCGAGGGCTGCCAGTACCTCGGTTCCTGGGCGGTGGTCCAGCCGATGCTGGAGACGACCTCCCCCGGCGGCTACTCGAACATCTTCTGGTCCTTCCAGACCCCGGTGGACCTGTTGTACGCGCTGATCTGGGCGGTGCTGCTGTCCACCCTGGTGGTCCTGGTCGGCTGCTTCTACGGCTACACCGCTTCCGGCGGCCCCGTGGGCGTCGGCCGCAACACCGCGAAATCGATGATGGTCAACATGATCATCGTGTCCGGCGCGGCGGCGATCCTCTATCAGCTGTTCTTCGGCACGAGCATCCAGACCCCCATAGCCAACTAGTCCGCCCGCGGTGGCGTTGAGGAGTTCCGATGGATCCGCAGAGTCGCGGTGGCCACAGCACCGACGTCCTCCCGGCCGGTCACGGCACGGCGGCGGTCGCCACTGTCCGGGACCTGTACAAGTCGTTCGGCTCGTTCCAGGTCATGCGAGGGCTCACGCTGGAGTTCAAGCCGCGGGCCGTCACCACGATCCTCGGCCCGTCCGGCACCGGGAAGAGCGTGCTCCTCAAGCACATGGTGGGCCTGCTCGAACCGGACTCGGGCACGGTGGAGATCTTCGGCCAGGACATCTGGAAGGTGCGCGAGCGCGAGCGGGCCGAGCTGCGCAAGCGGTTCGGCGTGCTGTTCCAGGACGGGGCGCTGTTCGGCTCGATGAACGTCTACGACAACGTCGCCTTCCCGCTGCGCAAGCACACCGACCTGGCCGAGACCGAGATCCGCGAGATCGTGATGGAGCGGCTCAAGGAAGTCGGCCTCGAGGCCGCGGAAAAGAAGGCACCGAACGAGATCTCCGGCGGCATGAAAAAGCGCGCCGGATTCGCCAGGGCGCTGGTGCTCAACCCGGAGATCGTGCTGTTCGACGAGCCGGACTCCGGCCTCGACCCGGTGCGCACCAGCCTGCTCAACGACGTGATCCTCAAGGTGCACGCGGACGACCAGGGCACCTATGTCGTGGTCACGCACGACATCCGCACGGCGCGCAAGGTCAGCGACTACGTCGGCCTGATCTGGCAGGGCCGGGTGGTCTACTACGGCGCGGCCGACGACGCGTTCGCCTCGGAAGACCCGTTCGTGCGCCAGTTCCTGGCCGGCGATTCGGTCGGTCCACTGGGGATGGACTGACATGGCGGTCACGAAGTGGCTGGCCGGCGCGGCGGTGCTGGCCGTCGCCGTCATCGGCGGCGGCTACCTGCTGGCCACGCAGCAGCACGGCTACGAGATCCAGCTGGTGATGCCGAACGCGGCCAACCTGCTGGACGGTTCACGGGTCGAGATCGGCGGCAGCGAAGTCGGTCAGGTCACCGGGCTGGGCACTCGCGACGGCAGCGCGCTGGTGACCGTGTCGGTCGACGACGCCCACGCGCCGCTGCACGCGGGCAGCACAGCCCAGGTGCAGTGGCGCGGACTGCTCGGGGAGCGGGTCGTTTCGCTGACGCCCGGCCCGGCCGCCAACCCCACGATTCCGTCGGGCGCGATGCTGCCCGCCGGTGGGGAGCAGGTGGAGCTCGACCAGGTGCTGGCCGCGCTGGACCCGCAGACCCGGACGCACCTGAACTCGGTGGTGCAGCAGCTCGATCAGAGCCTCAAAGCCCATCCGGCCGACATCAAGGCGACGCTGAGCACGGCCGGTCCCGCCGTGGACGAACTCGGCGCGGTGCTCAAGGCGGTCGGCCAGGACGGCCCCGCGATCCAGAACCTGATCACCGACCTGCGCAAGCTGATGGACCCGGTCGTCGCGCGCCAGCAGCAGGTGCGCCAGGTGATCGGCAACCTGACCAGTGCGACGGACACGCTCGCGGCCGAGCAATCCCAGCTGCAGCAGGCACTGGGCGCCCTTCCCTCCACTTTGGACAGTGCGCAGCGGGCCGTGGACCGGGTGCCGGGCGCGGTGGACGCCGCGGTGCCGCTGCTGCAGGACGCGCAGCCGGCGACGAAACAGCTGACTTCCCTGGCACAGAACCTCAGCCCGCTGCTCACCGACCTGCGACCGGCGATCGCCGATCTGCGGCCGACGCTGCGAGCCGCGACCACTCTGCTGCAGACGACACCGGCGTTGCTCGACAGCGCGCACGGGGTGCTGCCGGGAGTCACTCAGGCGATCACCCAGCTCAACCCCGCGGTGGCGTTCCTGCGGCCGTACACACCGGACCTGACGGGCTGGCTGGCCAACTGGGGCGCGGCCTTCGCAAACTACGACGCGCAGGGCCACTACTTCCACGGTCTGGTGCAGGTCAGCACCAGCATCCTGGACGACAACCCGGGGGTGAACGCGGGCTTGAAGGGCGGGCCGAGTTCCACCCCGGCCCCGGGCATGGCCTCCGGACAGCCGTGGGCCGACGCGAATGGGAGCGCACCGCGATGAAGACTGTGGTCAAACGAGGCCTCCGGATCGGCGCCGTCGTGCTGGTCGTGGCGGGAGCCGTGGCGGGGTACCTGGTGTCGCGGCCGAGCTCGGACAAGATCGAGCTGACGGCGATGTTCGCCGACGCGAGCCCGCTGATTCCCGGCAACCTCATCCGCATGGGCGGCATCCAGGTCGGCGAGATCGACTCGGTCGCCCTGCGCAACGGGCAGGCCGCCGTGAGCATGCAGCTGGACCCGGCGGTGCTGCCGCTGCACCAGGACGCGACCGCGAAGATCCGTCCGGTCACGCTGCTCGGCGAGCGCTACATCGACTTGGACCGGGGTTCCCCGCAGGCGCCGGTGCTGACCCAGGGGGTCATCGCGGCGAACCACACGAGCCGGGCGGTGGACCTCGACGAGGTGCTCAACTCGGTCGACGATCCCACCGGCACCGCGCTGGCCGCGCTGGTGACGACCCTCGGCGAGGGGGCCGCGGGGCAGGGTCCCGACATCGACGCGGCCCTCAAGGCGCTCGCCCCGGCCATGCAGAACACCAATCAGCTCGCGGACGTGCTGAACCAGCAGAACGCGGTGCTCGGCCGGCTGGTCGACCGGGCCACACCGGTCGCGCAGGCGCTGGCGGGCGGCAACGGCCAGAACCTCGACCAGGCCGTCGACGCCGGCAACCGGATGCTGACCGCGGTGGCGGCGCAGCGCCAGGCGATGCAGGACGCGCTCGGCCAGTTGCCCGGCACGCTGCGCACGGCCCGGCAGGTGCTGTCCGAGACCGCCGGGGTGGCCGAACAGGGCATCCCGGCCCTGGACTCCGTCCGGCCGGTGACGGACAACCTCAGTGCGATCACCACGGAGCTGAACACCTTCGCCGACAGTGCGGATCCGGCGCTTTCCTCGCTCCCGGCGGTGCTCGACCGCGCG includes the following:
- a CDS encoding aldehyde dehydrogenase yields the protein MVMAYDNLFIGGGWVAPASDRRIEVVNATTEESLGSVPEAGEPDVDRAVAAARQAFDDSPWATASPAERGDVLNRFADALEKRGEQLTRAVSLQNGMPLSLSEQFEGGYAVALLRYYAALATSTEFEERRPSPLGFDTLIRRSPVGVVGAIVPWNYPVVLAVTKIAPALAAGCTVVIKPSPGTVLDSFLLAEAAEEAGVPPGVLNWVPGGRELGAYLVSHPGVDKVAFTGSTAAGRLIGERCGAMLRPVSLELGGKSAAVILDDADLDKVTEGLFFASLANNGQTCMACTRILAPRSRYDEVVESLAGWLGGLQVGDPLEPSTQVGPLASAEHRERVEGFIAKGRAEGARLVLGGGRPAGLDRGWFVQPTLFADVDNASTIARQEIFGPVLSVIAYDGDEDAVRIANDSEYGLGGSVWSADSERATSVARSVQTGTVGVNGYVIDLNAPFGGVKASGIGREFGPEALAGYLQLKSIYLPA
- a CDS encoding NAD(P)-dependent alcohol dehydrogenase, producing MRVKAAVVREAGQPFRIEELELDEPRAGEVLVKIHSTGVCHTDIGVRNQWLPVPLPLVLGHEGAGVVEAVGPGVTKVGPGDKVLLTFASCHRCRMCLQGDPAYCEQFVVGNVAGSRPDGTNALHGEGDVHGFFFSQSSFATHSIAIENNVVKLGPDADLSIVGPLGCGIQTGAGTVLNRLRPETGSSLAVFGAGAVGIAAVMAARAAGCTKVIAVDLVPDRLALAEELGATHSVDASAKDPVEEIQRITGRGADFTVDTTAVTAVVRQAVSALAPKGTCAVLGFGQAGTEVQVDMLELLMTGRTITGVTEGDARPDEFIPRLLELHAQGRFPFDKLITSYDFADINAACADSESGKAVKPVLRLV
- a CDS encoding cytochrome P450, whose protein sequence is MTADDGVITKLVEHFSLHDRDCQKHQDEIFTKMRTESPVAHSVEHGGFYAVSRYRDVYEAAHKPELFSSFPVTIPPFGNPTPMIPIESDPPMHRKYRTLVGARFSPKSVEALEPHMREMVRTIIDGLVGKKDADLAKEVAIPLPLRGILELYLGVPEKDWEKLKDEFLYMLQPDPESTDEENLERSMAAGLNCTMYFAEMLDHLRTNGYGDDLISHLDQAELDGERLADDEIYGFCLVLVPAGFDTTASVLSRLLLMFAEKPEVRDRLERIVDDPEKLDLAVEELIRFMPPQPGVARNVTEACEFAGQRLDEGDRLLLLWPSANRDPEEFPDPDELVFDRQPNRHLGFGSGIHRCLGSHLARLELKTLLKEFLHRVPRYRVAPGKEAVWHTGNTWGVKTVPVVFDEWPEP
- a CDS encoding ferredoxin — encoded protein: MTRIVIDADRCQGHARCAVRAPELFDVDDDQGKSFALTENVPPELSDAAAEAVETCPERAISLHDE
- a CDS encoding SCP2 sterol-binding domain-containing protein — encoded protein: MGVFKDEDEVYRYLGKIFQVSLADPELGPKLRKVGSVLKLNQSDPESTIVIDFGEGVVQLGREGGDQVTRPIDAELEMLADTAHRFWLGKVNVALAMAKGQIKTKGKVSAVMKVVPITKPLFGTYENILREAGRADLVDAVN
- a CDS encoding MlaE family ABC transporter permease, with the translated sequence MTTVEKPGAAPPRRRVGGTERVIGVVPGPVRTVVLEVGRICQLLGQVLASAIRHPRGYWKDTLDEMYALLRLCFWPATFAMAGFGFLITVMGVGLLGLLGAANRMGAFWVMADIREIAAFMVGMVVAGVIGTSITSDLGARRAREELDALKVLGMDVLRMLVIPRVIATAVMCALLNCLTSFVGVLLGLVAVSALADTTSGAYIDSMSHNLYAADVWGAELKTLLTGLFIGVICSYKGLNAGGGPEGVGRAVNQAVVICFAMVWVFNFFFNAIAQGLNPNLLMLR
- a CDS encoding ABC transporter permease, producing MTTVEQTAKLPDLRTPVPRRSNVLRGAAETVGDIAWFGFRVLAEMPLALGLYFSEVLRQAAILIRSSGLIIWFMMFAIGAETGLQGHYILDQVGASGYVGVFTSIGDLKADSTSMWGWVLAAKVGCGYVAEIGSMRISDEIDALEVMGIHSRAYLAGTRLWAMWLAAPFIFIAGEGCQYLGSWAVVQPMLETTSPGGYSNIFWSFQTPVDLLYALIWAVLLSTLVVLVGCFYGYTASGGPVGVGRNTAKSMMVNMIIVSGAAAILYQLFFGTSIQTPIAN
- a CDS encoding ABC transporter ATP-binding protein, translated to MDPQSRGGHSTDVLPAGHGTAAVATVRDLYKSFGSFQVMRGLTLEFKPRAVTTILGPSGTGKSVLLKHMVGLLEPDSGTVEIFGQDIWKVRERERAELRKRFGVLFQDGALFGSMNVYDNVAFPLRKHTDLAETEIREIVMERLKEVGLEAAEKKAPNEISGGMKKRAGFARALVLNPEIVLFDEPDSGLDPVRTSLLNDVILKVHADDQGTYVVVTHDIRTARKVSDYVGLIWQGRVVYYGAADDAFASEDPFVRQFLAGDSVGPLGMD
- a CDS encoding MlaD family protein, whose translation is MAVTKWLAGAAVLAVAVIGGGYLLATQQHGYEIQLVMPNAANLLDGSRVEIGGSEVGQVTGLGTRDGSALVTVSVDDAHAPLHAGSTAQVQWRGLLGERVVSLTPGPAANPTIPSGAMLPAGGEQVELDQVLAALDPQTRTHLNSVVQQLDQSLKAHPADIKATLSTAGPAVDELGAVLKAVGQDGPAIQNLITDLRKLMDPVVARQQQVRQVIGNLTSATDTLAAEQSQLQQALGALPSTLDSAQRAVDRVPGAVDAAVPLLQDAQPATKQLTSLAQNLSPLLTDLRPAIADLRPTLRAATTLLQTTPALLDSAHGVLPGVTQAITQLNPAVAFLRPYTPDLTGWLANWGAAFANYDAQGHYFHGLVQVSTSILDDNPGVNAGLKGGPSSTPAPGMASGQPWADANGSAPR
- a CDS encoding MlaD family protein, which encodes MKTVVKRGLRIGAVVLVVAGAVAGYLVSRPSSDKIELTAMFADASPLIPGNLIRMGGIQVGEIDSVALRNGQAAVSMQLDPAVLPLHQDATAKIRPVTLLGERYIDLDRGSPQAPVLTQGVIAANHTSRAVDLDEVLNSVDDPTGTALAALVTTLGEGAAGQGPDIDAALKALAPAMQNTNQLADVLNQQNAVLGRLVDRATPVAQALAGGNGQNLDQAVDAGNRMLTAVAAQRQAMQDALGQLPGTLRTARQVLSETAGVAEQGIPALDSVRPVTDNLSAITTELNTFADSADPALSSLPAVLDRAKALLDQAAPVVRDLGPGGAVLPGVSASAHRLVGDLTPALGTALDFVKYWAMSTNGRDALGNYFRAFVVTTPKSLLQIPGVGLGPASSPPPAAPPAQPQPQPQPQQQPPLLNLPAPAGPPAGDPGSATGLTGNQESSLLDQLLGGL